A region of the Gambusia affinis linkage group LG11, SWU_Gaff_1.0, whole genome shotgun sequence genome:
TATGTGGCAATGTATTTCAAGGAAGCTGTGTAAAGTGTTACTTTCAGTTTGGAGGTTGTTCAGGGACGTGTGCTCAGTCCTTTGCTCTTTAATCTACTTCATATAATCCACACGATGCATTGCCAAAATCAGCAATGAACTTTTTAACTTCATCAACAATTGGACAGGAGTGAGACTCATGAGAAGTAATGTTGGAAATGTGTTTAGCTGATGTGGCGTAAACAATATGCTACTTATCATCAACACACTTTGATTGTGGATTTGGCTCAACTGTTGTTACGACGGCtcaaggtcataacaaaaacgggagaccatgcagtggttaGAGTGCttaacaaagaatatttattaacaaaaacaacaatggattgtgaatgtggtgtaatgcaaatgcttggATGTGGTGTGTGAGTGCATATGGAtgtgttgaagtgcaaaaacaaagacaaactcaaatgtgcagaaggaggggagctgaggcctggcaccaaaacacaacaagcgtCAAGTGGCAGAGTGGACGCTGAAGGCGACCCAGAAGGTGGAGACGGCCAGGTTTAAATGCTCTGCGCcccaaatgaacaaatcagcagGACCTGTAAAGgagaggagcacaaagacagaaCACAAGGCACCTGCAACTCAGCCCATAAGGCCCAGGGCCGTAACAACTGTGCACAAGTAAGAACAGTTTATGCAGTATTAATGCAACAACTCTATGCAGAGGATGAACTTTCTCAGCAGGATGGAGCCAGTGCAAACGTCTCCCTCCACCTTCACGATGGTTTCCTTTCAAACTATCAAACCAGGCTGGACCACATTTTGGTCAAACAGCTGTAGTACAGCTCACAGGCAAACACTATAatcaacagagagaaaaaaatgggagAGTCAAACAAGTCTCACTTCCTTCCTCTGATGAAGATATTAAAACATAGTCCCATGTGACCCTTCTCACCCCACATCGGAACTTAACTAGAAGGAGAGGcgtggataaaaataaaatgctgagtTGCTTCAGGAAACTGTGAAACATGCATTATCTCAGCTTTTCTCCTGGACTAAACACttttattcaatatatttttatgaatgacCTCACATTTCTAGATTTAAACAggagatattttgaaaaaaatattgaatgaaacAACAAGTTGTAACTGTTTTTTACAGTCTAGCTAGAACATTCCTATTGGTCTGTCTTTCACTTCCACATGGTTTGTATAGATGCAAATaagttgtgttttctgtctaGTTTGTTAGGTCAATTTGTGTTCAAGTTGTTTGAGTTACTACCCGAGTTGAAGTCTGTTatgttgtcttctgttttttatgttgcCCCAATTCATCATTTTTTGAAATATGGTTTTctaaccttttttaaaaaaataaattaaggaTCTTTTTGATACTATTCAGTATCTCTGTCTGGTAGATGTTTATCCCTCACACTGGCCTAGAGGCTCACAGGACtaattttaactcaaaaaaaaaaaaaattctttatcaGAACTTGTTACTTCCTCATTTTAAACTCAGCTTCACGATTCTCATATACGTCTGGTTTTGCTGCAGATCGGAAAATCTACAAAACGTTCAGCATCTGTCAAAGCAATGGAGGAAATTTATATGAATGTTGATCCTGTGAAAACTGCCTGGCAAATTCCTGTTAGAAAAAATGAAGGTAAGAACAACATGAGAAAGAGAAGCATgaatatattttgtcattaatatGTAGTAGAAATGAATGTTATTGAAATGTATTTCCTTTGATAAGGTCCTGGCAGCTCTAAGAAGAGGCTCTATGTGGGTGTCATCATCTTTCTGGTTCTTCTGAATGTTTTGATGCTGATTGGACTCATCAGCCTTGGTGTTTTCTgtgagttttgtttatttaactcTCATGAGTCTAAAGgcagaaaatagaaatttgtCTATCTTCAAAATCCAGAGTGGTTTAATAATTCACAGcattaaaatcaactttttaagctaaagttaaatgaatattaaccttttctgcttttatctaATAATATACTTTCATTACTGTTAGTTCATGATGTGAGCAGCTTGGCAGCAGATCTCATCGACAACAAAGACAATCTGACTGATCGTCACCAGGACAGTAATGACCAGTTTTCTGTAATGACCGAAGAAAGAGACCGTCTGAATGCAACCCTCACAGAAATGTCTAACGAGATGATCAGGCTTCAGAGTTTGTTGAGCAAAAGTAAGTTTTCAGGTGTTTGTcagaaaaacttattttctaaaagacAGAAGATTCTTTTGATCCCAGCTTTGGTTTAAGTTCCTTCCTGCAGAGTTTCATTTACTGCATCCTCCTCAATCTGTgggtattttatgtttttttaactgttacTAAATACCTTGGATCCtcaaaataatctgtttataGTTCAAATCTTAATGACTTTACAAATGGGTGATTAAACAACATTGACTTCCTATTACCATCATAATTAGTAAGCAgtgtaaatattcatttatcTTTTAGAGAAAACCTGTCCTGAAGGATGGAGGATGTTCAGCTGTTCTTGTTATTTCCTCTCTACATCGTCTGGCTCCTGGGATAAAGCCAGAGAAGACTGCAGGAACAGAGGAGGAGATCTGGTGGTGATAAACGACGATGATGAACAGGTGATGTGATCCTTCAATGTGAgattattcatttatgtttacGAATGAGACTCATATCTTTCTTTCAtactttaatgtaaatattgtgTAACAAGATGTTTCCATTTAGCCTCTAACATTTTAGTACAATCCACAGACATCACCATTGTGTTATAGTATTACATATACAACAATACTGCTGCCTATTTCATgcataaatattataaaatatttttaataaatatttaatacaatGAAAATACACccaaaaaattcaaatatgtcAATGTgaccattttaattttaaacggcactgttgtaaaaaaaaaatgtccatcagatttcttctttttcttatatgtcaaacattttgataCCATATTAGGATAAACTGAGTAGAAACAAATCTTAGCATTTCACACTTTATTTACTGTGCATTGTGTCGTTTGGGTTCGTATTCTTTAACTCACACTGAAACAAACTGGAAGAAGATGAATGTTTAGCTGTTcgcttatgtttttatttttcccgtGAAATAAAGAAGTGTGGAACTgactggaaagaaaagaaatcctcCAGATTAAAGTATAATTAAAGTTTAAGAGGGATTCATTTTTTATAAAGACAATTAGAAAAATTTTactgattaatattttatgtgaataaattCTAAAACGTTTAATAGAAATGTTCTTTACCTTGGTTTTTGTCATGGCATGTTATAACATCAAACAGATAACTGCTGTACTGAAaccttaatattttttctataataTTGACAGGATTTTGTTTCTACAATcatcaaaaaatatacatggaTTGGTTTGACTGATATAGAAACTGAGGGATCCTGGAAGTGGGTTGATGGCACTCCGCTGACTCACCGGTgagttttccattttatttcttattcattGATAAGAAAAAGGCTGCACAGTagcgcagttggtagaactgttgccttgcaacaagaaggtcctgggttcgattcccggtccggggtctttctgcatggagtttgcatgttctccctgtgcatggtgggttctctccgggttctccggcttcctcccacagtccaaaaacatgactgtcaggttaattggtttctctaaattctccctaggtgtgagtgtgtgtgtgaatggttgtttgtctttgtgttgccctgcgacagactggcgacctgtccaggatgaacccacctctcgcccagtatgtagctggagaggaaccagcaaccctcctgaccccatttagggaagaagggtgttaagaaaatggatggatggatggatgataagaaaaataaaaactggttttaCCATTCAAAATCTCACTGAAGTGTTAAAGATTATACAGGATTTACAGTGATTATTGGCAGCTTTGAGACAAAATTACACTCAAAAAATATGTAAGAGTTAGGATTTCTCACATTAGgaaaatgagtaaaacatttgttcttCTGAAAAGCTCATCTCATCCAATAAGCATTTGATTCCCCAgtgactttaaaacattttatacaaaaaaattaatgaaacatctcataattttatgcctgatttattttaacaatgacgcaacaaatatcaaaagaaaaactgagaaaattacataaaatgagaaaaaaaattcatttgcattttattgaagGAAATAAGTATTTGACCCCCCAGTGAAACATCATTTAATACTTGGTGGCAAAACCCTTGTTGACAAGCGCAGCAGTGGGACATTTCTTGCAGTTTTTATAAGGTGTGCACAACCTTCAGGAGTAATTTTGGCCCACTCCTCTCTGCAGATCATCTTCAAATTCTTGAGGTTTTTAGGCAAGTGTTTGGAAACGTGAATCCTCAGCTCTCTCCATAGATTTTAATTTGGGTTGAGGTCAGGAGACTGGCTGGGCCATTCCATGACTTTGATATGCTTCTTCTGGAGCCACGTCTTTGTTTCCTTGGCTGTATGTTTGGGTCACTGCCGTGATGGAAGAACCATCAACGACCCATTTTCAGTGACCTGGCGGAGGAAAGGAGGTTTTCACCCAGGATTTTGTGATACATTTCAATGTTTAACTTCCTGTCAATGAGGTGAAGTTGTCCTGTGCccttagaagaaaaacaatgccTAAACATAATacttccaccaccatgctttacagtggggatggtgttcTTAGGATcatattctgtatttttcttcctccaaacaCGTGGAGTTGAGTTGTGGCCAAAGAGCTCAAtcttggtctcatctgaccacagTACCTTCTCCAAATCTCTCTCAGAGTCATTAATAGGTTCATTGACCAACTTGTGGTGGTCCTGGACGTGAGGCTTCATGACCAGAGGAACCTTGTGTGCACTGCAggacttttaatttttctcatgATCAATGAGACTCCATGAGGTGATATCTTGCATGGAGCTCCAGGCCGATTGACAGTAATGTTGTACTTCTTCCACTTCCAAATATTTGCCCCAACAGTTTTCACCTTCTCAGCCATCTTCTTACTTATGGCTCTATTGTCCATTCCAGCCTTGTGTAGGTCAACAATTTTGTCTCTGACATCTTTAGACAGCTCTTTAGTTTTGCCCATGGTGGATATGTTGGGGTCACTGAGTCTGTTGGCAGGTGACCTTTTATACGGGTGACAATTTGGGCAGATGTCTCTAATGCAGGAAACAACTTCACTGAGATCAGGGTGCGTCAGTGGTCTGTGGGAGCCAACATTAGTCCTGGTTGTTGGGggatcaaatacttatttcccTCAATGAAATgctaattgtattttttatttaaatattacttaattttctagattttctttttgatgttcTATCTCTCACTGTTAAAATTGAGTGTGGAGGCCAAgttaatgtataaaaacattcagttactgttaaaacttatttgtttaattagtaattatttaataagtgcatttgttgaggttttggtagcattattatattgcatgtagctaatttcataatgttttattgtgaataaaagttttattttaagtttgtatgcTTTAAAACTTAATCAGCCATTTTGCAACTTATGCCAATCAGGTGTGCCGCCTGATCGTTAACAAAGGTTAGATAGCAGAGAGAAGGGAAGGTACTGCAAGTAAGATCAACAGAGCCACACGGTTTTGAACCGTAGTTTGTTCAGTTTAGGTTGTTTAGGATTTAATTGCTCTTTAAAGTATAACGCAAAAATTGTGgaacaaatttttgttttacatctttacatcggAGTCctgtggaagtttttattttcctcttcaaacACATGAGAAAAGGGGCGTGcaccggtggcgtagaggttagcgcagaggttagcgcgccccacgtttggaggccctcagtcctcgacgcggctgtcgcgggttcgattcccggactcgatgacatttgccgcatgtcttcccccctctcttccccccctcctgtcagcctactatgaaaaaagggacactagagcccacaaaaaaggaccccctggtggaaaaaaaaaaaaaaaacacatgagaaAAATCAGTGGCAACACATTGAGCTACTATAAAAATCATAGACTGTTGAATTATTTGTCACAGTACAAACTTTTACCATCAGTGGGggatcaaataattatttccacCACTGTatcttcatatttatttagaaacaggGAAACAAACTAAGAAACAAACccattactaaaaaaaaatatatgaaaaaaacagcatttttataacaactgaaagcaGCATTGTGTGTGGGATTGATTATGCCATCAATGGAAACTGTttgtaaaatacacaatactgtCCATTTAATGgactcaaaaacaaacttcaccAAATGTCTCTGCATGGCCTCCTAAAGAgcttaaaatgtcagatttcttATTTCATAACATTGTTATATTTAAGctgtaaaatgattttcttgtttGCAGACTTAACAAATACTGGGCAAATACCCAGCCTGATAATGGTGGTGGAGACCCACAGTGGGGGGAAGAAGACTGTGTACTTATCCTGACTACTAAGTTATGGAATGATCTTAAATGTTCTAAGTCTCAGCAGTGGATCTGTGAAAAGGACCCAGTGTAAATTGGAAGTGTGTCAGGAATTGCTTTACAGTTGAGACTAAGTCTAGCTTGCTCTGCTTTATGCTtgactggttctggtctgcattatcagaaccagaaccaaatgaggagaagcggcatttagcatctattcaccaaaaatctggaacaaacttccagaaaactgtaaaacagctgaaaccctgacttcctttaaatctcaactaaaaacccacttgtttagagttgtatttgaaacgtaatcaattgcaaatttattgacggaatctgacttgatgttctgttttgattgttgattctatgttgcattgtgtttttgtgttttatttgatgtaaagcactttgaaatgccttgctgctgaaatgtgctatacaaataaagtttgatttaactTGATTTTGATTTGCATTGTTGTCTGTGACTGACCTCTGTGGTCTCTGTGAACGTCGACATGAAGGCCTGATTGTAGTGACTGCAACACGAGTGTTCACCAACACTGAAACTTCAAAGAGTGGCGCTAAACATCCTttgatgttttataataataataataataataataataataataataataataataataataataataataataataataataataataataataataataataataataatcagtcaACTCATGAACAGAAGCTAAAAATAACACAAGACTTGTTTTAAGTATAACTGTGGGGAGTTTCTATTGTTGACCCCTTTGGATTATTTCTCAGAAACCACAAGGACAAAAAACTGCACTGTGTGCTTATTGATAAATCATGTTATtcaattcttcttcttttgtaataatactgaggatttgggtttttctttgtgttaatttaggtttttgtgtggttttcagTTAATTGAGTCTCCATTTGTCTCTTGTTTCTCCTTAttgtgtgtatttaatcccacctgtgttcctgGTTCCTTGTTGGGTTCTCGTCTTGTCTGCCGTCAAGTTTGTCGTTTTGGTTTAGTTATCCCAGTTGCTACCAGCTCTGAGCTTTGTTGTGTCtcatctgtgctgcctggatttctgGACTTTGGAATTGCATTTTCACCATTAAATCATCTTTAATTCACTCCAACGTGGGTCCTCTGTGTCTGCATCACCACCTCTCTACCACACTTCATGACAAAGACAGTAAACAAACCAAATCATTCTCACCTTAAGACTCATCTCTGAGAGCAGCAGTTCATCTTAGT
Encoded here:
- the LOC122840455 gene encoding CD209 antigen-like protein C; this translates as MEEIYMNVDPVKTAWQIPVRKNEGPGSSKKRLYVGVIIFLVLLNVLMLIGLISLGVFFHDVSSLAADLIDNKDNLTDRHQDSNDQFSVMTEERDRLNATLTEMSNEMIRLQSLLSKKKTCPEGWRMFSCSCYFLSTSSGSWDKAREDCRNRGGDLVVINDDDEQDFVSTIIKKYTWIGLTDIETEGSWKWVDGTPLTHRLNKYWANTQPDNGGGDPQWGEEDCVLILTTKLWNDLKCSKSQQWICEKDPV